From one Nilaparvata lugens isolate BPH chromosome 2, ASM1435652v1, whole genome shotgun sequence genomic stretch:
- the LOC111044083 gene encoding peptidylprolyl isomerase domain and WD repeat-containing protein 1 — MSELAQKRTKDANESDDDKDEENDEWIGPSPSEATKPKKRKVLEHEHLYLDNLPSSESYERSYMHRDIVTHLLITKTDFLITGSCDGHVKFWKKMEESIEFVKHFRSHLGALTDMAANYNGSLLCTVATDKALKVFDVINFDMINMMKLNYIPQCAEWIHSVGDAISTVAVADSQSNNLYVYDGRGTNTPLHVFEKLHTKPVAIIKFNPVFEVTISVDQAGILEYWSGYRKEFKFPKCVKFDSKLDTDLFEFAKNKTVPSGLCFSPDGLQFATISADRKVRVFHFLTGKLRRVLDESLQTFSELQQMKQQLPNMEFGRRMAGERDLEKSDVFHLCNLTFDESGYLLMYGTMLGIKVVNLHTNRCVRLLGKSENLRILKIALFQGRARKSKAAVTVELEASENPTLDAITPDPTIFCTAFKKNRFYIFTKREPEDTKSADADRDVFNEKPSKEDIISATEASGVQHLYESAIIHTAMGDIHIKLFKECPKAVENFCVHSKNGYYNGHIFHRVIKGFMIQTGDPSGTGTGGESIWGGEFQDEFHPNLRHDRPYTVSMANAGPNTNGSQFFITVIPTPWLDSKHTVFGRVSKGMEVVQNISNVKTNAKTDKPYDDIQIISITLK; from the exons ATGTCAGAACTGGCCCAAAAACGTACTAAAGATGCAAATGAATCTGACGATGATAAGGATGAGGAAAATGATGAATGGATCGGGCCTTCTCCATCAGAAGCAACCAAGCCTAAAAAAAGAAAAG TGCTTGAGCACGAGCATCTCTACTTGGATAACTTACCTTCATCTGAATCTTATGAAAGAAGTTACATGCATCGCGATATTGTCACACATCTTCTTATCACCAA GACGGATTTTCTAATCACTGGGAGTTGTGATGGCCATGTCAAGTTTTGGAAAAAGATGGAAGAATCCATAGAGTTTGTGAAACACTTTCGCAGTCATCTTGGAGCATTGACCGACATGGCCGCCAATTATAATGGCTCTCTGCTATGCACAGTTGCTACTGATAAAGCACTCAAAGTGTTCGACGTCATCAATTTCG ATATGATAAATATGATGAAACTCAATTATATACCGCAGTGTGCTGAATGGATTCACAGTGTTGGAGATGCAATCTCAACAGTTGCAGT AGCTGACTCTCAATCCAATAACCTGTACGTCTATGATGGTCGGGGAACAAATACACCACTCCATGTCTTTGAAAAGCTTCATACCAAGCCAGTTGCAATTATAAAA TTTAATCCAGTATTTGAAGTAACAATTTCTGTGGATCAAGCTGGAATACTGGAATATTGGTCTGGATATAGAAAGGAATTTAAGTTTCCAAAATGTGTGAAATTCGACTCCAAATTGGATACTGATCTGTTCGAGTTTGCAAAGAACAAAACCGTTCCTTCTGGTCTCTGCTTCTCACCCGATGGTTTGCAGTTCGCAACAATCTCAGCTGACAGAAAG GTGAGAGTATTCCATTTCCTTACTGGAAAATTAAGAAGGGTATTAGATGAGAGCCTTCAGACATTTTCTGAACTTCAACAAATGAAGCAACAGTTACCCAACATGGAGTTTGGGAGGAG GATGGCAGGTGAAAGAGACTTGGAAAAGAGTGATGTGTTCCACCTTTGCAATTTGACTTTTGATGAAAGTGGCTATTTGCTAATGTACGGAACTATGTTGGGTATAAAAGTTGTTAATTTACACACGAACAGGTGTGTGCGCCTACTTGGAAAGTCGGAAAACCTGAGGATATTAAAAATAGCACTGTTTCAG GGTCGTGCGAGGAAATCCAAAGCTGCTGTCACCGTTGAATTGGAAGCATCTGAAAATCCAACTCTGGATGCCATCACGCCTGACCCAACTATATTTTGCACTGCTTTCAAAAAGAATCGCTTCTATATATTTACAAA GCGTGAACCAGAAGATACGAAGAGTGCAGATGCAGACAGAGATGTGTTCAATGAGAAGCCATCAAAGGAAGATATCATTTCGGCCACTGAAGCTTCTG GAGTGCAGCACCTCTACGAAAGTGCAATTATTCACACGGCCATGGGAGATATTCAcataaaattgttcaaagagtGTCCGAAAGCTGTTGAGAACTTTTGTGTTCATAGTAAAAATGGCTACTACAACGGACATATATTTCACAGAGTAATTAAGGGATTCATGATTCAAACTGGTGATCCTTCAG GAACTGGCACTGGCGGAGAAAGTATATGGGGAGGTGAATTCCAAGATGAATTTCATCCAAACCTGAGACATGATAGACCATACACAGTAAGCATGGCGAATGCTGGCCCAAACACCAATGGAAGTCAATTTTTCATCACAGTGATACCCACG CCGTGGCTTGACAGTAAACATACAGTTTTCGGAAGAGTTTCCAAAGGAATGGAAGTTGTTCAAAACATTAGCAACGTAAAAACTAATGCAAAGACAGACAAACCCTATGACGATATACAAATTATTAGTATAACTTTgaagtaa